From a region of the Panthera uncia isolate 11264 chromosome B1, Puncia_PCG_1.0, whole genome shotgun sequence genome:
- the LOC125922437 gene encoding skin secretory protein xP2-like, with product MTPFAVVPGCLGETVAGTEKAAAAAAAAGQTQRAGRCCHRAPLDVTAPRAPPPGPRWGWRGGGGPGASASPGPDGLAAAAGRGHRPRRRTEGEGLAEPSEPASKARDGERPPRQGARLGASLAPARGRAEMARWFLSLPQSPSALPPAKGGPAEAPRAKAGVQPRSCEPPSRLRRSEDCSRRSIHPCLRCRALLR from the exons ATGACACCGTTTGCAGTTGTGCCAGG TTGTTTAGGTGAGACAGTAGCAGGAACAGAaaaggcggcggcggcggcggcggcggcggggcagACGCAG CGCGCGGGGAGGTGCTGCCACCGCGCGCCCCTTGACGTCACCGCTCCTCGCGCGCCCCCGCCCGGGccgaggtgggggtggaggggagggggcggccccGGCGCGAGCGCGTCCCCCGGGCCCGACGGCCTAGCGGCTGCGGCGGGGAGGGGCCACAGGCCGCGGCGGCGGACGGAGGGGGAGGGCCTGGCGGAGCCCTCGGAGCCAGCCTCGAAGGCGCGGGACGGAGAGCGCCCGCCTCGCCAGGGCGCCCGGCTGGGGGCGTCCCTGGCCCCGGCCCGCGGGCGCGCGGAGATGGCCCGCtggttcctctctcttccccagagCCCCTCCGCACTACCCCCGGCTAAAGGCGGCCCGGCCGAGGCTCCGAGAGCAA AGGCCGGGGTACAACCCAGATCCTGCGAGCCGCCGAGTAGGTTAAGGCGGTCCGAAGACTGTTCGAGAAGAAGTATCCATCCTTGCTTAAGGTGCCGCGCCCTGCTGAGGTGA